A stretch of the Bordetella genomosp. 8 genome encodes the following:
- the dapA gene encoding 4-hydroxy-tetrahydrodipicolinate synthase, whose product MASSASAAGVTFQGSMVALVTPMHPDGTLDYKAYRSLIDWHVAEGTDALVVVGTTGESPTVSMEEHAELIRVAVEHAAGRVPVIAGVGANSTDEAIHLARHAKAVGAQAGLSVVPYYNKPSQEGLYQHFRRIVEAVDLPTILYNVPGRTVADLSNETVLRLAQVPGIVGIKDATGDIGRGALLLREAPASFQIFSGDDPTAAALMLLGGRGNISVTANVAPRLMHDLCAAALAMDVPKVRELNARVARLNKALFVEANPIPVKWALSRMGRMPLGYRLPLVEPGTQHHATVEAALRDAGLL is encoded by the coding sequence ATGGCATCTTCGGCATCCGCCGCTGGCGTTACTTTCCAGGGCAGCATGGTCGCCCTGGTGACCCCCATGCATCCCGACGGTACGCTGGACTACAAGGCCTACCGCTCTCTGATCGACTGGCACGTCGCCGAAGGCACGGATGCCCTGGTCGTGGTCGGCACCACCGGCGAATCGCCGACGGTGTCGATGGAGGAACATGCGGAGCTGATACGCGTGGCGGTGGAACATGCCGCCGGCCGCGTGCCCGTGATCGCCGGCGTCGGCGCCAATTCCACCGACGAAGCCATCCATCTGGCGCGCCACGCGAAGGCCGTCGGTGCGCAGGCCGGCCTGTCGGTCGTTCCCTATTACAACAAGCCTTCGCAGGAAGGCCTGTACCAGCACTTCCGGCGCATCGTCGAAGCCGTCGACCTGCCCACCATCCTGTATAACGTACCGGGCCGTACGGTGGCGGACCTGTCGAACGAGACCGTTCTGCGCCTGGCCCAGGTGCCCGGCATCGTCGGCATCAAGGATGCCACCGGCGATATCGGCCGGGGCGCCTTGCTGTTGCGCGAAGCACCGGCCAGCTTCCAGATTTTCAGTGGCGACGACCCCACGGCCGCCGCGCTGATGCTGCTGGGCGGACGCGGCAATATTTCCGTGACCGCCAACGTCGCGCCCCGCCTCATGCACGACCTGTGCGCGGCGGCGCTGGCCATGGACGTGCCCAAGGTGCGTGAACTAAACGCCCGTGTCGCACGTCTGAACAAGGCCCTTTTCGTCGAGGCCAATCCGATTCCCGTCAAATGGGCCTTGTCGCGCATGGGGCGCATGCCCTTGGGCTACCGTCTGCCCCTGGTGGAACCGGGCACGCAGCACCATGCCACGGTCGAAGCCGCATTGCGGGACGCAGGCCTGCTTTAA